The proteins below come from a single Miscanthus floridulus cultivar M001 chromosome 1, ASM1932011v1, whole genome shotgun sequence genomic window:
- the LOC136459781 gene encoding uncharacterized protein produces the protein MAVPKYHKLTFVTYDDKEDPLGWLNKCEQFFHYQMTWEVDKCFGPALSTNHLTDLAWLPFGGSIDVYMMEFQACVTHAGDLSTLQKAQLFIGGLLEHIRVDVELLKP, from the exons ATGGCTGTGCCAAAGTACCACAAACTCACGTTCGTCACCTACGACGACAAAGAGGACCCGCTTGGCTGGCTCAACAAGTGTGAGCAGTTTTTCCACTACCAGATGACATGGGAGGTGGACAAG TGCTTTGGCCCAGCCCTCAGCACCAACCACCTCACCGACTTGGCATGGCTGCCGTTCGGAGGATCGATCGATGTGTACATGATGGAGTTTCAAGCCTGTGTCACACACGCCGGTGACCTATCTACGCTGCAGAAGGCACAGCTGTTCATCGGCGGTCTACTGGAACACATCCGCGTCGACGTCGAGCTCCTCAAGCCCTAG